A section of the Leptospira kobayashii genome encodes:
- a CDS encoding esterase/lipase family protein encodes MNRKAILALVTAALITAPAFASSGSSSKPLAGTYPIVLSHGLFGWGENSGGIISIINYWGGMDDYLRGQGATVFAPAKSAANSNEVRGQQLKTLILNYAAANNYTGKFHILGHSQGGLDSRYTVSNLGLSSRVSTLTTLNTPHYGSPIADIVKSVLPSWIQPFVAAVLETLVKVVYGGTNQQNALAALSSLTKEGLVAFNSATPNSSAVKYFSYGSSITIPDLIQHPLMGILHPACAAGGLFQGQGLTNDGLVPLTSQKWGTWKGGPSYGIFTTGIDHLQASNTLRSGNLWYDVEGHFLNVAKNMKSNQ; translated from the coding sequence ATGAATCGCAAGGCAATTTTAGCATTAGTTACGGCAGCATTAATCACAGCTCCCGCATTCGCAAGTTCAGGGTCTTCCTCCAAACCATTGGCGGGAACTTATCCTATCGTATTATCCCATGGTCTGTTCGGTTGGGGAGAAAACTCCGGCGGAATCATCAGCATTATCAATTATTGGGGCGGAATGGACGATTACCTACGCGGTCAAGGAGCAACCGTATTTGCGCCTGCAAAATCGGCAGCTAACTCCAATGAGGTGCGCGGACAACAACTCAAGACATTAATCCTTAATTACGCGGCGGCAAATAACTATACCGGCAAATTTCACATCCTCGGTCACTCTCAAGGTGGATTGGATAGCAGATATACCGTTTCCAACCTAGGACTTTCCTCCAGAGTTTCCACTTTGACAACTTTAAATACACCTCACTACGGTTCACCAATCGCAGATATCGTTAAGTCGGTTCTACCTAGCTGGATCCAACCGTTCGTTGCAGCAGTTTTGGAAACTCTCGTGAAAGTAGTTTACGGTGGAACCAACCAACAAAATGCTTTGGCTGCACTTTCTTCTTTAACAAAAGAAGGTCTGGTAGCTTTCAACTCGGCAACTCCTAACAGTTCCGCAGTAAAGTATTTCTCTTACGGATCAAGCATCACCATTCCTGATCTCATCCAACACCCTCTTATGGGAATCTTGCACCCAGCTTGTGCTGCCGGCGGACTTTTCCAAGGACAAGGACTTACTAATGACGGTTTGGTTCCATTAACTTCTCAAAAATGGGGAACTTGGAAAGGTGGACCTTCTTACGGAATCTTTACAACAGGGATCGATCACTTGCAAGCATCTAACACATTAAGATCAGGTAACCTATGGTACGACGTGGAAGGTCACTTCCTAAATGTTGCAAAAAACATGAAGTCGAACCAATAA
- a CDS encoding lipase secretion chaperone, translating into MNRKIVLFIGIGLLFLAFYLFYRLFTQAHPTTSSEGSENDKAKTYFSQASDGFEVDPFYLESSKNLFQADGGFLKFDEIMARARTGEINLVSELWALRRQCPEGSTREQCNEYVKAFLKNEYSGDEANKLISLLNSYLRYEEAMSHYELPANASNEEKYELVKTFRRTFFSKDDADLVFGLEEATADFSFNRRKFLDETKNVSGDERMRQYENYRKKTFGDYYDSVSAREPKFDRYETELELRNNELAKMDPTAKESKEREVRIRYFGKDGNDRMEKVARELKQEEERENQLAKEEAEFLRKNPNLKTDEKNRKLMELRTQILGSKESAEEYSRRKQYESEMKNQSE; encoded by the coding sequence ATGAATCGCAAAATAGTTCTTTTTATCGGAATTGGCCTTCTTTTCCTCGCCTTTTATCTTTTCTATCGATTGTTCACCCAAGCTCACCCGACAACTTCTTCGGAAGGTAGCGAAAACGATAAGGCAAAAACTTATTTTTCCCAAGCAAGCGACGGGTTCGAAGTAGATCCGTTTTATCTGGAAAGTTCCAAAAACCTTTTCCAAGCGGACGGGGGATTTCTGAAGTTCGATGAAATTATGGCACGCGCGAGAACCGGAGAAATCAATTTGGTCTCCGAACTTTGGGCTCTGCGGCGCCAATGCCCGGAAGGAAGCACGAGAGAACAATGCAATGAATACGTAAAAGCATTTCTCAAAAATGAATATTCCGGCGACGAAGCGAATAAACTTATCTCGTTACTCAACAGTTATCTTCGTTATGAAGAAGCCATGTCCCATTACGAACTTCCGGCTAACGCAAGTAATGAGGAAAAATACGAATTGGTCAAAACATTCCGAAGAACTTTTTTTTCCAAAGACGACGCGGACTTGGTTTTCGGTTTGGAAGAAGCGACAGCGGATTTCAGCTTCAATCGCAGAAAATTTTTAGATGAAACAAAAAACGTAAGCGGCGATGAAAGAATGCGTCAATATGAAAATTACCGTAAAAAAACATTCGGTGATTATTATGATTCCGTTTCGGCAAGAGAGCCGAAATTCGATCGTTATGAAACCGAACTGGAACTTAGAAATAACGAACTTGCAAAAATGGATCCTACCGCGAAAGAATCGAAAGAAAGAGAAGTGCGCATCCGTTACTTCGGCAAAGACGGAAACGATCGTATGGAAAAAGTAGCGCGGGAGTTGAAACAGGAAGAAGAAAGGGAAAACCAACTGGCAAAGGAAGAAGCCGAATTTCTTCGCAAAAATCCGAACTTAAAAACTGATGAAAAAAATCGCAAACTGATGGAGCTTCGCACCCAGATCTTAGGAAGCAAAGAATCCGCAGAAGAATACTCCAGGCGCAAACAGTATGAATCAGAAATGAAAAACCAGAGTGAATGA
- a CDS encoding apolipoprotein N-acyltransferase yields the protein MNDLFLILLGSIFLALGLEPVGSSIASALGLVCLILISEEIKTSDSILKPVRLGLFFSLSITIFAFTWVYTSIGNLTGASWIVSVPVFIIYALFSFYKIFFIFIGAWIYKKILSKEKGSDFPFFLFFGYPSLAVLSDWFSPMVFPVYWGDFFRGNLILRQTVSLSGVEFLSFFGWFLAAGGIYSYRLWRSGRTSQTAKTDKKTKSAKPSLSKTPIYVYLGISSIILFYNIHSLFRVPETSSSLFTAIVQPNTKYATLEKREDQKFIQAALQSVLDLGKEAILRSPKPIDLLVFPESSVPFHGTSSKPESKSTYSPTFLGILEYLSKSANAPVLYNELIIDGKMHNTASLLRMNTRSIEHYYKQNLLPFGEYLPMESSLPVLRKIFPEASSHAPGLRSGLFQISKNISASHADKMFSKNEDLSPYADLIQNPESLEEWQNDPDENQSEEANFTVSPLICYEAMDPGLVLKLFHLFSERNQRTTSPDLLVNLTNDSWFESERETWQHAGSAMLRAVETGTPLIRSAVTGVTRVNDPWGREIVPPGPMEVQTIIYAEIPIIKGGIPTIYRSIGRIPLRIFAILALIFTFLMGHYGYTLSNRI from the coding sequence GTGAATGATCTATTTTTAATCTTACTCGGAAGTATATTTCTCGCACTGGGTCTTGAGCCTGTGGGCTCAAGCATCGCAAGTGCACTCGGACTTGTTTGTTTGATTCTGATTTCCGAGGAGATCAAAACCTCGGATTCCATCCTGAAGCCCGTCAGACTAGGGCTTTTCTTTTCTCTTTCCATTACTATTTTCGCTTTTACCTGGGTTTATACTTCCATTGGCAACTTAACAGGCGCAAGCTGGATCGTATCCGTTCCGGTTTTTATCATTTATGCTTTGTTTTCTTTTTATAAGATTTTTTTCATTTTTATAGGTGCATGGATTTATAAAAAGATCCTTTCCAAAGAGAAAGGATCCGATTTTCCTTTCTTTTTGTTTTTCGGTTATCCCAGCCTTGCCGTGCTCAGTGATTGGTTTTCTCCCATGGTATTTCCGGTCTACTGGGGGGATTTTTTTCGGGGAAATCTGATTCTCAGACAAACAGTATCTCTTTCCGGTGTGGAATTTTTAAGTTTCTTCGGATGGTTTCTGGCAGCAGGAGGAATCTATTCTTACCGGCTTTGGAGATCCGGCCGTACCTCCCAAACGGCAAAGACTGATAAAAAAACAAAATCAGCCAAACCTTCCCTTTCCAAGACTCCTATCTACGTCTATTTAGGGATTTCCTCTATAATATTATTTTATAATATTCACTCATTGTTTCGCGTCCCGGAAACAAGCTCTAGTCTCTTTACAGCGATCGTCCAACCCAATACCAAATACGCCACCTTAGAGAAAAGGGAAGACCAGAAATTCATCCAGGCTGCCTTACAATCGGTCTTGGATCTTGGCAAGGAAGCGATTCTACGTTCTCCGAAACCGATCGATCTACTCGTGTTCCCCGAATCAAGTGTTCCCTTTCACGGAACTTCTTCCAAACCGGAATCCAAATCCACATACTCTCCTACTTTCCTGGGCATTTTGGAGTATCTTTCCAAATCGGCAAATGCTCCTGTTCTTTATAATGAACTCATCATCGACGGGAAAATGCATAATACCGCGAGCCTACTTCGAATGAATACCCGATCTATCGAACATTATTACAAACAAAACTTACTACCGTTTGGTGAATATCTTCCGATGGAATCTTCCCTTCCAGTCTTAAGAAAGATATTTCCGGAAGCTTCTTCCCATGCACCCGGTTTGCGCTCGGGTCTTTTTCAAATCAGTAAAAATATTTCCGCATCTCATGCGGACAAAATGTTCTCAAAAAATGAGGATCTATCCCCGTATGCAGATCTCATTCAAAATCCGGAGAGTCTTGAAGAATGGCAAAATGATCCGGATGAAAATCAATCGGAAGAAGCGAATTTTACAGTATCGCCATTGATTTGTTATGAGGCGATGGATCCCGGCCTTGTATTGAAATTGTTCCATCTATTTTCTGAGAGGAATCAACGCACTACTTCACCCGACCTTTTGGTCAATCTCACCAATGACAGTTGGTTCGAATCGGAAAGAGAGACTTGGCAACATGCAGGGAGCGCCATGTTGCGTGCCGTTGAAACGGGAACGCCACTGATACGTTCGGCGGTGACCGGAGTGACAAGGGTGAATGACCCTTGGGGAAGAGAAATTGTTCCTCCCGGTCCGATGGAAGTACAAACGATTATCTACGCGGAAATTCCCATCATAAAAGGAGGAATTCCGACTATTTATCGGAGCATTGGACGAATTCCTCTTCGTATTTTTGCCATTCTTGCCTTGATTTTTACTTTTTTAATGGGGCATTATGGTTATACTCTTTCCAACCGAATATAA
- a CDS encoding helicase, whose translation MSQESVLYQELEKLDLNEIKKVASLWNIQKLPGKDKKSTILGILEIFQNEFYLKGILEKFTPLQVNILTSILKNKGVMTLGEISRKVNIPPINVEMELNVLRKYYLLYQRKNRERLTNNLDKYHAYDEYLKIIKVESNPKGEKFKFSIEKALAKATYAEIPSEWKEAVGAKKSDTVENFLQHALSKDVLQALLDSLGDFDRDVLHKIYTHGGVIEADTIRNYITVNRGRFEQSIPLLTSLYLVRDIYFVEDRFIRVVVIPKEVLDHLQFSPIHPPVKKGTRVRQEKLSANGLDFFLNVKKLISYISRKGLNLAKSGKIKQADHKRTETELLSPDIEIFPEKSQVYQIELILPILKLLGYVDIKGENVILTSETDEFLKKDIFEIMKTVIHEVNEARTRRLSPPEVFTAAEVPFYEKGILDKTVKLIMAHGKINVSVIFSHIVRDHLVFSPTFQIKTYEEDLADLRKEIISAIFYLQLFGLIEVEYPQRNLSLAELGKHYFNHDPLTTVTEKGGITINPDFSIIAFPDRVSINGIHLLKAFCELKDYDRVYTFVLTKDSFQLGILLGYEKDTFVQFLRESSKAELAQNLLFLLDDWGNNLPIVTITEDSVLLRTKDPLVMELLLGQIKGKKFVLEEVSPTGIIIEKSKVMEVIAIAEKLNMIIRLNR comes from the coding sequence ATGAGCCAAGAGAGTGTATTGTACCAAGAGCTAGAAAAGCTCGATCTGAACGAAATCAAGAAAGTCGCATCTCTCTGGAACATTCAAAAATTACCAGGTAAGGACAAAAAATCTACGATTTTAGGCATTTTGGAGATTTTCCAAAATGAATTTTACCTAAAAGGGATTTTAGAAAAATTTACCCCCCTCCAAGTCAATATACTTACCTCGATTTTGAAAAACAAAGGGGTGATGACTCTCGGAGAAATTTCCCGAAAAGTCAACATTCCTCCCATCAACGTGGAGATGGAACTGAATGTTCTACGCAAATACTATCTTCTTTACCAAAGAAAGAACAGAGAACGTCTTACTAATAATTTAGATAAATACCATGCTTATGATGAGTATCTTAAGATCATCAAAGTAGAGTCCAATCCCAAAGGCGAAAAATTCAAATTCTCCATTGAGAAGGCACTCGCAAAAGCTACCTACGCGGAAATTCCTTCCGAATGGAAAGAAGCGGTCGGAGCGAAAAAATCAGACACGGTTGAGAATTTTCTTCAACATGCTCTTTCCAAAGATGTGTTGCAAGCGCTTTTGGATTCGTTGGGTGATTTTGATCGTGATGTTCTTCATAAAATTTATACTCATGGTGGTGTGATTGAAGCGGATACGATCCGAAATTACATCACTGTCAACCGGGGACGTTTCGAACAATCGATTCCTCTATTGACATCATTGTATCTGGTTCGGGATATTTATTTTGTAGAAGACCGTTTCATTCGTGTCGTTGTGATCCCGAAAGAAGTTTTGGATCATTTGCAATTTTCTCCCATCCACCCTCCCGTCAAAAAGGGAACCAGGGTTCGTCAGGAAAAACTCAGCGCCAATGGTTTGGATTTTTTCCTAAACGTTAAAAAACTTATTTCTTATATATCCAGAAAAGGTTTGAACCTTGCCAAGTCGGGAAAAATCAAACAGGCGGACCACAAACGCACTGAGACGGAACTACTTTCTCCCGACATTGAAATTTTTCCGGAAAAAAGCCAAGTATACCAAATCGAACTCATACTTCCCATCTTGAAGTTGTTAGGTTATGTTGACATCAAAGGTGAAAACGTAATTTTAACGAGTGAAACGGATGAGTTTCTCAAAAAAGATATTTTTGAGATTATGAAAACCGTGATCCACGAAGTGAATGAGGCGCGAACCAGACGTTTGAGTCCTCCCGAGGTATTCACTGCTGCAGAGGTTCCTTTCTACGAAAAAGGAATCTTGGACAAAACTGTAAAATTGATCATGGCGCACGGAAAGATCAATGTATCCGTTATTTTTTCCCATATCGTTCGCGATCATTTGGTTTTTTCTCCTACGTTTCAGATCAAAACCTATGAAGAGGATCTCGCCGACCTCAGAAAAGAAATCATCTCTGCCATCTTCTATCTTCAGTTATTCGGTCTTATCGAAGTAGAATATCCGCAAAGAAACCTTAGTTTAGCGGAACTGGGAAAACATTATTTCAACCATGATCCTCTTACTACTGTAACGGAAAAAGGTGGGATTACAATCAATCCCGACTTCTCCATCATTGCATTCCCGGATCGTGTTTCCATCAATGGAATTCATCTACTCAAAGCTTTCTGCGAATTGAAAGATTATGATCGGGTATATACCTTTGTATTGACCAAAGATTCTTTCCAATTGGGAATTCTATTGGGATATGAAAAAGACACCTTTGTTCAGTTCTTGAGAGAATCGAGCAAAGCGGAACTGGCACAGAACTTATTGTTTTTATTAGATGATTGGGGAAACAATCTACCGATCGTCACAATCACTGAGGATTCCGTTTTACTTAGAACCAAAGATCCTCTGGTGATGGAATTACTTCTCGGTCAAATCAAAGGCAAAAAGTTTGTTTTGGAAGAAGTGAGTCCTACAGGGATCATCATTGAGAAGTCAAAAGTGATGGAAGTGATAGCGATCGCTGAGAAATTGAATATGATCATTCGCCTCAATCGCTAA
- a CDS encoding ABC1 kinase family protein, producing MESLSDYLSFGIHSSARVMHSSVVFLGQAAQILTKLATGKANHKEIAITLRQAFESLGATYIKLGQFIASAPSLFPEEYVEEMQKCLDSVRPVAYRDIRSIVERELGDKLGNLFHYFEEAPLASASIAQVHAAVTKEGLDVVVKVQRPDVHTTLKTDMQILGLLTKILEWVAPEFKKSGLTGMFSEFQTSIMQEVDFIQEAKNIEEFETYLLSVNEERARVPRVYHALSNKRVLTMERFHGVPITDEAGLRKYTNNPRKVLNDALEIWFSSLAAKGFFHADVHAGNVMILKDGQIGFIDFGIVGRISPNVWNGLMLFTQGIGMGEPSLVAQGLVAMDSTSEGVDPKVLAKQLENVFNEMETVYQAMALGEASSFDESKLNRLMYDLKDVAEQNGLKIPREFALLMKQMLYFDRYVKTMAPEINLFRDTKKFVNT from the coding sequence ATGGAATCGCTATCAGACTACCTTTCTTTTGGAATTCACTCCAGCGCAAGGGTGATGCACTCAAGTGTCGTTTTCCTCGGCCAAGCGGCTCAGATCCTAACCAAACTTGCCACAGGCAAGGCAAACCACAAAGAAATCGCAATTACACTCAGACAAGCATTCGAATCTTTGGGGGCCACCTATATAAAGCTCGGCCAATTCATTGCGAGTGCCCCTTCCCTCTTTCCGGAAGAGTATGTGGAAGAAATGCAAAAATGTTTGGATTCCGTCCGTCCGGTTGCTTACAGGGACATTCGATCGATTGTAGAGCGGGAATTAGGTGATAAACTCGGGAATTTGTTTCATTATTTCGAAGAAGCCCCTCTTGCTTCCGCGTCCATTGCGCAAGTGCACGCGGCAGTCACCAAAGAAGGATTAGATGTTGTTGTGAAAGTGCAAAGACCGGATGTGCATACTACTTTAAAAACGGACATGCAGATACTAGGACTACTTACCAAAATCTTAGAGTGGGTTGCTCCCGAATTTAAAAAATCGGGCCTGACCGGGATGTTCTCTGAATTCCAAACATCCATCATGCAGGAAGTTGATTTTATCCAAGAAGCCAAAAACATAGAAGAGTTCGAAACTTATCTTCTCAGCGTAAACGAAGAGAGGGCAAGGGTTCCCAGAGTGTATCACGCGCTCTCCAACAAACGAGTGCTCACTATGGAGCGGTTCCACGGTGTGCCCATCACGGATGAAGCGGGACTTCGCAAATATACAAACAATCCCAGAAAAGTATTGAACGATGCTTTGGAAATTTGGTTTTCATCTCTTGCGGCCAAAGGTTTTTTCCATGCGGATGTTCATGCGGGAAATGTAATGATCCTAAAAGACGGACAAATCGGATTTATCGATTTCGGAATCGTAGGAAGAATTTCACCCAATGTCTGGAACGGACTCATGCTTTTCACGCAAGGGATCGGGATGGGAGAACCAAGCCTTGTCGCCCAAGGACTCGTTGCTATGGACTCCACTTCGGAAGGAGTTGATCCCAAGGTTCTTGCAAAACAATTGGAAAATGTTTTCAATGAAATGGAAACGGTTTACCAAGCCATGGCTCTCGGTGAAGCAAGCTCCTTCGATGAATCCAAACTCAACCGTTTGATGTACGATTTGAAAGATGTAGCGGAACAGAACGGACTGAAAATTCCGAGAGAGTTCGCACTTCTTATGAAGCAGATGCTTTATTTTGACCGTTATGTAAAAACAATGGCGCCTGAAATCAATCTCTTCCGAGATACTAAAAAATTCGTAAATACTTAA
- a CDS encoding FeoA family protein: MSEESFVLSELPKDAKGEIIEMKRESISDSFITELLELGLFPGANFQVLDKIESLGKMVILTNGTKIGLRLFDCKSISVKISEADR, encoded by the coding sequence ATGTCAGAAGAATCTTTTGTTTTATCCGAACTACCCAAAGATGCCAAAGGTGAAATCATAGAGATGAAAAGAGAATCCATTTCGGATTCTTTTATCACCGAACTTTTGGAATTGGGATTATTTCCGGGAGCCAATTTCCAGGTTTTGGATAAAATCGAAAGTTTAGGAAAGATGGTGATCCTTACGAACGGAACCAAAATAGGATTACGTTTGTTTGATTGCAAATCCATCTCGGTTAAAATTTCAGAAGCAGATCGTTAA
- the feoB gene encoding ferrous iron transport protein B, with product MSQSPIYLVGNPNCGKTTLFNQLTGLRQKTGNFSGVTVERKSGKIFREEKNLEIVDLPGTFGPGGGSKDKRITYDILLERTEDTKAIYVLDALHLERGLQFLLQVMDMRVPILVVLTMKDVLEKKNIKPDIALLERILGLRIFLVNAKSGDGLEGLEKAIFDPGSFRIQKRLWTWGKKEESFFLKAKEHLGIQNNTGEFFLSQALKVLCKEPSLKESLYLDSFPQETKVWLEEEIKKTNYLFTYQEEIIQKSFYIKSIVTRVLTFTYKEDFLWEKKADSVLLHPIFGFVFFFAIMGILFQTLFSWAEYPMELIESGIQWTQTNVSLYLPDGPLKSLFVDGILGGVGSVVVFVPQIALLFTFLGLLEESGYLARASFLMDKLMGRFGLSGRSFIPLLSSAACAVPAIMGTRTIENKSDRFTTIMVSPLVMCSARYPVYILIVGTIFAFPPLLGLINIQGLVLFGMFLLGLLTSLTAGLVFRKTVFKEDSSYFIMELPHYMWPSYKSIANSVYQKVKAFLQSAGQIILYISVVLWFLSTFPASYEKEEWKTSPIEDSYIGSLGKTIEPVLVPMGFDWKIGISILTSFAAREVMVSTLAVLYGTEDSEESEGLRESLRKERRKDGSKLWTPLTGISLLLFFAFASQCMSTLAVVRNETDSLLWPTVQFLYMTGLAVLSSTLVYQLGKALGFV from the coding sequence ATGTCGCAATCTCCTATTTATCTCGTTGGAAATCCCAATTGCGGGAAAACCACTTTATTCAACCAACTAACAGGCCTTCGCCAGAAAACCGGGAATTTCAGCGGAGTGACTGTGGAACGCAAATCCGGAAAGATTTTTCGCGAAGAAAAAAATCTGGAAATAGTGGATCTTCCCGGAACCTTCGGTCCAGGAGGAGGTTCCAAAGACAAACGGATCACTTACGACATCCTGTTGGAAAGAACGGAAGATACCAAAGCCATCTATGTATTGGATGCGCTCCATCTGGAAAGAGGACTGCAATTTTTATTACAAGTTATGGACATGAGAGTTCCCATCTTAGTCGTCCTGACGATGAAAGATGTTTTAGAGAAAAAAAACATCAAACCAGATATAGCCTTATTGGAAAGGATTTTGGGTCTGAGAATATTTTTAGTCAATGCCAAGTCGGGAGACGGACTTGAGGGACTGGAAAAAGCCATCTTTGATCCGGGTTCGTTTCGAATTCAAAAACGACTTTGGACTTGGGGAAAAAAAGAAGAGAGCTTTTTTCTAAAAGCAAAAGAACATCTGGGGATTCAAAACAATACGGGCGAATTCTTTCTATCGCAGGCACTTAAGGTACTTTGTAAGGAACCGAGCCTGAAAGAATCCCTTTATCTCGATTCGTTTCCCCAGGAAACAAAAGTTTGGTTGGAAGAGGAAATAAAGAAAACGAATTACCTCTTTACTTACCAGGAAGAAATCATTCAAAAATCCTTTTATATAAAATCCATTGTCACTAGAGTATTGACTTTTACTTATAAGGAAGATTTTCTTTGGGAAAAAAAAGCGGATTCGGTTTTGTTGCATCCCATTTTCGGATTCGTATTCTTTTTTGCCATCATGGGAATTCTATTCCAAACCCTATTCAGTTGGGCCGAATATCCTATGGAACTCATCGAGTCAGGCATCCAATGGACACAAACTAATGTCAGTTTGTATTTACCGGACGGACCTCTCAAATCCTTATTCGTAGATGGAATACTCGGTGGTGTGGGGAGCGTAGTAGTATTCGTTCCTCAAATTGCACTTTTATTTACTTTTTTGGGGCTTTTGGAAGAGTCGGGGTATTTAGCGCGTGCTAGTTTTTTAATGGACAAACTGATGGGAAGATTCGGATTGTCGGGAAGATCTTTTATACCTCTTCTTTCTTCGGCAGCCTGTGCGGTTCCCGCCATCATGGGAACAAGAACCATCGAAAACAAATCGGACCGGTTTACTACGATCATGGTTTCTCCTTTGGTAATGTGTTCAGCTAGGTATCCGGTTTATATCCTGATTGTAGGAACGATTTTTGCGTTTCCCCCTCTGCTTGGACTTATCAACATCCAAGGTCTTGTTTTATTCGGAATGTTTTTACTTGGTCTTCTTACTTCTCTCACGGCCGGACTAGTATTCCGCAAAACAGTGTTTAAGGAAGATTCCTCATATTTCATTATGGAACTGCCTCATTATATGTGGCCTTCTTATAAAAGTATCGCAAACTCAGTGTATCAAAAGGTGAAAGCGTTCTTACAGTCCGCAGGACAAATCATACTTTATATCTCCGTAGTATTATGGTTTCTATCTACATTTCCCGCCAGTTATGAAAAGGAAGAATGGAAAACCAGTCCCATTGAAGATTCCTATATCGGAAGTTTAGGCAAAACCATCGAACCTGTGCTTGTTCCCATGGGATTCGATTGGAAAATAGGAATCTCCATCCTTACCTCCTTCGCTGCCAGAGAAGTGATGGTCTCCACCTTGGCAGTATTATACGGAACGGAAGACAGTGAAGAAAGCGAGGGACTCCGGGAATCTCTCCGAAAGGAAAGAAGAAAAGACGGATCCAAACTCTGGACTCCCTTGACCGGAATTTCACTGTTGTTGTTTTTCGCTTTTGCAAGCCAATGTATGTCCACACTTGCCGTAGTTAGAAACGAAACGGACAGCCTTCTTTGGCCGACAGTTCAGTTTTTGTATATGACGGGACTCGCCGTTCTTTCTTCCACTTTGGTTTATCAGCTGGGAAAAGCTCTTGGTTTTGTTTAA
- a CDS encoding N-acetylneuraminate synthase family protein: MDFRIGNQVLTRNTKPYLIAEIGLNHNNDSEIGKKTIRAAKEAGANAVKFQSYITEDFVDPKNQEAKFLFDIFKEYELSESKHREFQKTAIEEGLDFFSTPLDPVSVDLLVSLKVPVLKIASGDIVNYPLLKKAIDTKLPLIVSTGAALPFEVARALDLFKEENAQISLLHCVSLYPTPTNKANLQTIPYFLETTPYVVGFSDHTDGFLAASVAVGMGATIIEKHFTLDRNLPGPDHTISLDPEGFKLLSKNIHDAHSMRGEFGKNTHSDETNGWFYGRRSLYKKESGIFAMRPALHTKDKTVLEAWDYKKIDPSSVRKEGPIRFHTD; this comes from the coding sequence TTGGATTTTAGAATCGGCAATCAAGTTTTAACCAGAAATACCAAACCTTACCTAATCGCGGAAATCGGACTCAATCATAACAACGATTCGGAGATCGGTAAAAAAACAATCCGTGCTGCTAAAGAAGCGGGTGCAAACGCGGTGAAATTTCAATCCTATATTACGGAAGATTTCGTAGATCCGAAGAATCAAGAAGCCAAGTTTTTATTCGATATTTTCAAAGAGTACGAATTGTCCGAATCCAAACACAGAGAGTTTCAAAAAACTGCCATAGAAGAAGGTTTGGATTTTTTTTCCACTCCGCTCGATCCGGTTTCCGTCGATTTACTTGTCAGTTTGAAAGTTCCTGTTCTGAAAATCGCCTCGGGAGATATAGTCAATTATCCTCTTCTCAAAAAAGCAATCGACACAAAACTACCGTTAATTGTTTCCACGGGAGCAGCTTTGCCTTTCGAAGTCGCCCGCGCTCTGGATCTTTTCAAAGAGGAAAACGCGCAAATCTCACTTCTCCATTGCGTTTCGCTTTACCCTACTCCAACGAACAAAGCCAATTTACAAACCATTCCTTATTTTTTAGAAACGACTCCCTATGTGGTGGGATTTTCTGATCATACGGACGGATTTCTTGCGGCAAGTGTTGCCGTGGGTATGGGAGCAACTATCATTGAAAAACATTTTACATTGGATCGGAATTTGCCGGGCCCCGATCATACGATCTCTCTTGATCCGGAAGGTTTCAAACTTCTCAGTAAAAACATCCATGATGCTCATTCCATGCGAGGTGAGTTCGGAAAAAATACCCACTCGGATGAAACAAACGGATGGTTTTACGGAAGAAGATCCCTTTATAAAAAAGAATCGGGAATCTTTGCTATGCGACCGGCACTTCATACAAAAGATAAAACCGTTTTGGAAGCATGGGACTATAAAAAAATAGACCCTTCTTCCGTTCGGAAAGAAGGGCCTATTCGTTTTCATACGGATTGA